One region of Abyssisolibacter fermentans genomic DNA includes:
- a CDS encoding sugar phosphate isomerase/epimerase family protein: MKFGIHLSAFTKRWDEDLIQYIKPVKEMGFDGIEYPLMDPDSIDTSKIKKALKENDLLCTCGTGLNKDRNIGSKDKDIMNAGILHLKKCINICSELESDCLGGVLYAPWGEITMRKNAGDNIKRSLENLLIIGEYAKKKGVVLALEAINRYESYFLNNMSEGKSYLRKINHPNIKLHFDTFHANIEEINMKDAILTADNDLYHVHICENDRGIPGTGQINWNEVKEGLESINYNRWITIENFVLADCEVGKDLYIWSNKAENTMVAAEEGIKFMKGLFK, translated from the coding sequence ATGAAATTCGGTATACATCTATCAGCATTTACAAAAAGATGGGACGAAGATTTAATTCAGTATATAAAACCTGTAAAAGAAATGGGATTTGATGGGATAGAGTATCCGTTAATGGATCCTGACAGTATTGATACAAGTAAAATCAAGAAAGCATTAAAAGAAAATGATTTATTATGTACTTGTGGAACAGGACTTAACAAGGATAGAAATATCGGTTCTAAAGACAAAGATATTATGAATGCAGGGATATTACATTTGAAAAAGTGTATAAACATATGCAGTGAACTTGAAAGTGATTGTCTTGGGGGTGTATTGTACGCTCCTTGGGGTGAAATAACAATGAGAAAGAATGCGGGTGACAACATCAAAAGAAGTTTAGAAAATCTATTAATAATAGGTGAGTATGCAAAAAAGAAAGGTGTTGTTTTAGCTTTAGAAGCAATAAACAGATATGAAAGTTATTTTTTAAATAATATGAGTGAAGGTAAAAGCTATTTAAGAAAGATAAATCATCCTAATATAAAACTTCATTTTGATACATTTCATGCAAATATAGAAGAAATAAATATGAAAGACGCTATTTTAACAGCAGATAACGATTTGTATCATGTGCATATATGTGAAAATGACAGAGGTATTCCGGGAACAGGGCAGATAAACTGGAATGAAGTGAAAGAAGGACTAGAAAGTATAAACTACAATCGCTGGATTACAATTGAAAACTTTGTATTAGCTGATTGCGAAGTAGGAAAAGACTTATACATTTGGAGTAATAAAGCTGAAAATACAATGGTTGCTGCTGAGGAAGGTATTAAATTTATGAAGGGGTTGTTTAAATAA
- a CDS encoding BglG family transcription antiterminator encodes MYYLKKRQIEIIEYLLHKKEYVSVGEIAEDFNVSSRTIHYDLEIIADWLKENKVVLEKTPSKGVMIKSVKDRNMLIEELKFLSVENRVLSDKERIRYIVLAFFNQQNPLNIDTLKNELMVSRNTVIKALKDVKIYLEEYNLILEKISGKGLKIVGKEKDIRDMMVDIFAETLSIKSLILYIENENFNENFKKIFGNYNKVFEIKDLNKVFKILSDVQDKYHLNLTDAMFLKMALYLIVSVKRIALGDTYDKFPYRVTEEQNYEVAQYIADSILIYYETQMSKNEVVGIIGQLSELKSYNYLKDLEDMNVSLKVDNETIIYTRHIIKYFETEMDIKLTQDNILYNGLALHIQKLIKRIKRNKQLKEGYTKDVKEKFPFEFQIAKESVALMEENFGCEIIEDEISFIVFYIRATYERLYTKEYSARALLICTEGVGVLSYITVRLKKEFPELDFIGTCSIYDYQRYKSQVDFVIATEVYQLSDIDVVHITPFLKLGELVEIRKVLRRLNKFKQISKYSHSKRLGEEKVIMLKDLIDESSVKLQVEAKDWKDSITKAGSILLDKGCIKQEYIDNMIDAVDNLGPYIVIMPGIAFAHARPDTSVKKTCMSIITLKEPVEFGSELNDPVSIVFAFGAESGGAHMEALQDIAKFLSVDENIEFCKTCKDKEVFLNKLLMY; translated from the coding sequence ATGTATTATTTAAAAAAGAGACAGATTGAAATAATTGAATATTTACTTCACAAAAAAGAATATGTTTCTGTTGGTGAAATTGCAGAAGATTTTAATGTAAGTTCAAGAACGATACACTATGATTTAGAAATCATAGCAGATTGGCTTAAGGAAAATAAAGTAGTTCTAGAAAAAACACCAAGTAAAGGCGTCATGATAAAGAGTGTAAAAGATAGAAACATGTTAATTGAAGAGTTAAAATTTTTATCAGTAGAAAATAGAGTATTATCTGATAAAGAAAGAATTAGATATATTGTTCTAGCATTTTTTAATCAACAAAATCCACTTAATATAGATACATTAAAAAATGAGCTTATGGTTAGTAGAAATACAGTAATTAAAGCATTAAAAGATGTCAAAATTTATTTAGAAGAATATAATCTGATTTTAGAAAAAATATCTGGTAAGGGTTTGAAGATTGTAGGTAAAGAAAAAGATATTCGTGACATGATGGTTGATATCTTTGCAGAAACCTTAAGTATAAAAAGTCTTATCTTGTATATTGAAAATGAAAACTTTAATGAAAATTTCAAAAAGATATTTGGTAATTACAACAAGGTTTTTGAGATTAAAGATTTAAATAAAGTGTTTAAAATATTAAGTGATGTACAGGATAAATATCATCTTAACTTAACTGATGCTATGTTTTTAAAAATGGCTTTATATTTAATAGTGTCAGTTAAAAGAATAGCACTTGGTGACACCTATGATAAGTTTCCTTATAGAGTAACAGAGGAGCAAAATTATGAAGTTGCTCAATATATAGCGGATAGTATTTTGATATATTATGAAACACAAATGTCAAAAAATGAGGTTGTAGGTATCATAGGTCAATTGTCAGAATTAAAGTCATATAACTATTTGAAAGATTTAGAAGATATGAATGTAAGTCTTAAAGTAGATAATGAAACTATTATATATACAAGACATATAATTAAATATTTTGAAACTGAAATGGATATCAAGCTTACGCAGGACAATATACTTTACAACGGTTTAGCACTGCACATCCAAAAATTAATAAAGCGAATCAAACGTAATAAACAGTTGAAAGAAGGGTATACAAAAGATGTAAAAGAAAAATTCCCTTTTGAATTTCAGATTGCTAAGGAAAGCGTTGCTTTGATGGAAGAAAATTTTGGTTGTGAAATTATAGAAGATGAAATAAGTTTTATAGTGTTTTATATAAGAGCAACTTATGAAAGATTATATACCAAAGAATATTCAGCAAGAGCACTTTTGATTTGTACAGAAGGGGTTGGAGTTTTAAGCTATATAACAGTGAGGCTCAAGAAAGAGTTCCCTGAGTTAGATTTTATAGGGACTTGTTCAATATACGATTATCAAAGATATAAGTCACAAGTAGATTTTGTTATAGCTACAGAAGTATATCAATTATCAGATATTGACGTTGTGCATATCACTCCATTTTTAAAATTAGGAGAACTTGTTGAAATTAGAAAAGTGCTCAGAAGATTAAATAAATTTAAGCAAATATCAAAATATAGTCATTCAAAACGGTTAGGTGAGGAGAAGGTTATTATGTTAAAAGATTTGATAGATGAAAGCAGTGTTAAGCTGCAGGTAGAAGCTAAAGATTGGAAAGATTCAATTACTAAGGCAGGTTCAATATTGTTAGATAAAGGATGTATAAAGCAGGAATATATAGATAATATGATAGATGCAGTTGACAATTTAGGACCATATATAGTTATAATGCCGGGCATTGCTTTTGCACATGCAAGACCTGATACGAGTGTTAAAAAAACGTGTATGAGTATTATTACATTAAAAGAACCTGTAGAATTTGGAAGTGAGTTAAATGATCCAGTAAGTATTGTATTTGCTTTTGGAGCAGAATCTGGGGGAGCTCATATGGAAGCATTACAGGACATAGCAAAATTCTTATCAGTAGATGAAAATATTGAATTTTGTAAGACTTGTAAAGACAAAGAAGTATTTTTAAATAAATTATTAATGTATTAG
- a CDS encoding PTS sugar transporter subunit IIB, protein MSKIKVLAVCGFGVGTSLLLKMNIDSVLKKNGIQATVENTDVTTAASISTDIIFTSKELYTQLKGKVKAPLIEIENFMDKNEIEAKGMPIIKDIIK, encoded by the coding sequence ATGAGTAAAATTAAGGTTTTAGCTGTTTGTGGATTTGGAGTAGGAACAAGCCTTTTGTTAAAGATGAATATTGATTCTGTTCTTAAAAAAAATGGTATACAAGCTACAGTTGAAAATACAGATGTTACAACAGCAGCATCTATAAGTACAGATATTATATTTACTTCAAAAGAGTTATATACACAATTAAAAGGCAAAGTAAAAGCACCTTTGATAGAAATAGAAAATTTTATGGACAAGAATGAAATTGAAGCTAAAGGAATGCCAATTATAAAGGACATTATAAAATAA
- a CDS encoding PTS ascorbate transporter subunit IIC, producing the protein MDFINYLTSNIFKQPPIFLGLVALIGLLVQRKSFSDIINGTFKTIIGVIVLFKGVNIIAASISPLAGAFSGLYNIPEANQFDPAAWLNILGDYGSTIGLVIVLAFAINLLVARISPIKNIFLTGHIFFWMSYIFVCVGVEVGLTGAKLVAFATAFLSIYIIFVPAMLRPFVKQVTGSDDFTIGHSCSLFCVIGAYIGKIFGNKEKSAEDLKIPTQLEFFRNTTIATSLFMFATYIVVGLVIGSEARVAAFGGSIGSIATIGGMQYDLFSFSLMAGLTFGAGMTVLLAGVRLMLGEIVPAFKGISDKIIPNAIPALDCPMVFPFAPNSLLLGFLISMVTSTLAIIILASTGMLTYAVIPLTVACFFDIAPGAIFANATGGRRGVIISSIVGGVLIVVLAAGSMAVLKGTGAGFVQAFGGNDFSLWAMIGSVFGKIF; encoded by the coding sequence GTGGATTTTATTAATTATTTGACAAGTAATATATTTAAACAACCGCCGATATTTTTGGGATTAGTAGCACTTATTGGTTTATTAGTACAGAGAAAAAGCTTTAGTGACATAATTAATGGAACATTCAAAACAATTATTGGTGTTATTGTTTTATTTAAAGGTGTTAATATAATAGCAGCTTCTATAAGTCCATTAGCAGGAGCGTTTTCAGGTTTATATAATATCCCTGAAGCAAATCAATTTGACCCTGCTGCATGGTTAAATATATTAGGTGATTATGGTTCTACTATTGGACTAGTTATAGTTTTAGCTTTTGCAATTAATTTGCTTGTAGCTAGAATATCACCTATTAAAAACATATTCTTAACTGGACATATTTTCTTCTGGATGTCATATATATTTGTTTGTGTTGGTGTAGAAGTAGGTTTAACAGGAGCAAAATTAGTAGCATTTGCGACAGCGTTTTTATCAATATATATAATATTTGTGCCAGCTATGCTAAGACCTTTTGTTAAGCAAGTTACAGGTAGCGATGACTTTACTATAGGTCACTCTTGTTCACTATTTTGTGTAATTGGTGCATATATAGGTAAAATCTTTGGAAACAAAGAAAAATCTGCTGAAGATTTAAAAATACCTACTCAACTTGAATTCTTTAGAAATACAACTATAGCAACTTCATTATTTATGTTTGCTACTTATATAGTGGTAGGATTAGTTATTGGATCTGAAGCAAGAGTTGCTGCATTTGGAGGTTCAATAGGAAGTATAGCTACTATAGGTGGTATGCAGTACGATTTATTTTCATTTAGTTTAATGGCAGGATTAACATTTGGAGCAGGTATGACAGTATTATTAGCAGGTGTTCGTTTAATGCTAGGTGAAATCGTACCAGCATTTAAAGGTATATCAGATAAAATCATACCAAATGCAATACCAGCACTTGATTGCCCAATGGTATTTCCATTTGCACCAAATTCATTATTATTAGGATTCTTAATCAGTATGGTAACAAGTACCTTAGCAATAATTATATTAGCTTCTACAGGTATGTTAACTTATGCAGTTATTCCATTAACGGTTGCGTGCTTCTTTGATATAGCACCAGGAGCAATATTTGCAAATGCTACAGGTGGACGTAGAGGAGTTATTATTTCAAGTATTGTTGGTGGAGTATTAATAGTAGTACTTGCTGCAGGATCTATGGCAGTATTAAAAGGAACGGGAGCAGGATTCGTTCAAGCATTTGGTGGAAATGACTTCTCACTATGGGCAATGATTGGATCAGTATTTGGTAAGATATTTTAA
- a CDS encoding PTS sugar transporter subunit IIB, with translation MKKIKVLAVCGFGVGTSLLLKMNIEAVLKKNNIQGAVENVDVTTAASINTDIIFTSKELYNQLKNNVKVPLVQIDNFMDKNEIETKGLPVINELIV, from the coding sequence ATGAAAAAAATCAAAGTTTTGGCTGTTTGTGGATTTGGAGTAGGAACTAGCTTGTTACTAAAAATGAACATCGAAGCTGTGCTTAAGAAGAATAATATACAAGGGGCAGTTGAAAATGTTGATGTTACAACAGCAGCATCTATAAATACAGATATTATATTTACATCAAAAGAACTATATAATCAATTAAAAAATAACGTAAAAGTTCCATTAGTACAAATTGATAATTTTATGGATAAAAATGAAATAGAGACTAAAGGATTACCTGTAATTAATGAATTGATAGTTTAA
- a CDS encoding dihydroxyacetone kinase subunit DhaK codes for MKKIINDADYIVEDMIDGFVKAYSHKIEKLEHENVIVRKNRKKDKVGVVIGNGSGHEPACIGFVGENMLDANGYGGIFAAPGPDTTYAAIEAADTGKGVCVLISNHAGDVINSKMAIDMAQDDDFNCKGVILYDDIASAPKEKQEERRGTAGTLFNYKITGTYAEQGHDLDEVVKMAEKVRDRTRTLSLATLPGTSPVTGFPMFEIEDDMIEIGMGVHGEAAASTMKIDTAKAIAKKMCEQLIADKPFVEGDEVAVLVNGCGQTTYMELLIFYKEVEGILAEKGIKSFRPAIGNFITTQEMGGIALSFCQLDEEMKELWAKETDAIGFNI; via the coding sequence ATGAAGAAAATTATTAATGATGCAGATTATATAGTAGAAGATATGATAGATGGATTTGTAAAAGCATATAGTCACAAGATAGAAAAATTAGAACACGAAAATGTTATTGTAAGGAAAAATAGAAAAAAGGATAAAGTTGGAGTTGTAATAGGTAACGGTTCAGGACATGAACCTGCATGTATTGGATTTGTTGGAGAAAACATGTTGGATGCAAATGGGTATGGTGGTATATTTGCAGCTCCAGGACCTGATACTACTTATGCAGCTATAGAGGCAGCAGACACTGGAAAAGGGGTTTGTGTTTTAATATCTAATCATGCAGGAGATGTTATAAATTCAAAAATGGCAATAGATATGGCACAAGATGATGATTTCAACTGCAAAGGTGTTATTTTGTATGATGATATTGCATCAGCTCCAAAAGAGAAGCAAGAAGAAAGAAGAGGAACAGCTGGAACGCTATTTAATTACAAAATCACAGGAACATATGCAGAACAAGGACATGATTTAGATGAAGTAGTTAAAATGGCTGAAAAGGTTAGAGATAGAACTAGAACTCTTTCACTAGCTACACTTCCAGGAACTTCTCCTGTTACAGGTTTTCCAATGTTTGAAATAGAGGACGACATGATTGAAATAGGTATGGGAGTTCATGGAGAAGCTGCTGCAAGTACTATGAAAATAGATACGGCAAAAGCAATAGCAAAGAAAATGTGCGAGCAATTGATAGCTGATAAGCCTTTTGTAGAAGGTGATGAAGTAGCTGTTTTAGTAAATGGCTGTGGTCAAACAACTTATATGGAGTTGTTGATATTTTACAAAGAAGTTGAAGGTATATTAGCTGAGAAAGGTATCAAGAGCTTTAGACCAGCTATAGGAAATTTTATAACTACTCAAGAAATGGGAGGAATTGCACTTTCATTTTGTCAATTAGATGAGGAAATGAAGGAACTTTGGGCTAAAGAAACAGATGCAATAGGATTTAATATATAA
- the dhaL gene encoding dihydroxyacetone kinase subunit DhaL produces the protein MLTGNQSKELLLKIADLFIEKRDELARLDAVIGDGDHGISMARGARAAKERISALEEGTCRDYFKCYGRALVSTIGGAMGPLFGSIFLEISKVAKDNELDTLELMAKGLRNAELKIMDLGGAKLGDKTMLESLDPAVKALEKAFEDKESLTSAFQKACEAAKNGVEATKDLISKRGRSKFLQEKSRGHQDAGATSVYYLICEMACYFETL, from the coding sequence ATGTTGACAGGAAATCAATCAAAAGAATTATTACTAAAAATTGCAGATTTATTTATAGAGAAAAGAGATGAGTTAGCACGTTTAGATGCAGTAATAGGTGATGGAGATCATGGTATTTCTATGGCAAGAGGAGCAAGAGCTGCTAAAGAAAGAATAAGTGCATTAGAAGAAGGTACTTGTAGAGATTATTTTAAATGCTATGGTAGAGCATTAGTTTCTACAATAGGAGGAGCAATGGGTCCGTTGTTTGGAAGTATATTTTTAGAAATATCAAAAGTAGCTAAAGATAACGAACTTGATACTTTAGAGCTTATGGCAAAAGGTCTAAGAAATGCAGAATTAAAGATTATGGATTTAGGTGGAGCAAAGCTAGGAGATAAAACAATGTTAGAATCACTTGATCCTGCTGTAAAAGCCCTAGAAAAAGCATTTGAGGATAAAGAATCATTAACATCAGCTTTTCAAAAAGCATGTGAAGCTGCTAAAAATGGAGTAGAGGCTACTAAAGATTTAATTTCTAAAAGAGGTAGATCGAAATTCTTACAAGAAAAATCAAGAGGTCATCAAGATGCAGGAGCTACATCAGTTTATTATTTAATATGTGAAATGGCCTGTTATTTTGAAACTTTATAA
- a CDS encoding beta-galactosidase yields MLDKRIIYSAGYYPLMQERKDWEQDILRMKAAGIQLIRTAELFNTWDQIEPEKGKFRFEFLDDFFDLCQKHGMKILLGTGTAAPPYWIHEKYPDVNILNNHGQQYPNNVSYTWACINHVGYLNESERYIKTLVNRYKDHEALGAYQIHNEFGFPFMPLREGDIDIYCYCDHCKAKFKKWLKNKYKTLDDVNYAYRWGATNTHYTDWSQIEPPMTKPTSWSSVTRWLDWRLYWMDNFVEFISWQNKLIKTLDAEHVTSTNTFFLKSQDPLGVLTGVDQFEVAKVVDQVGYDLYPGSGNKLESKPEFSSMFLDMAESTVKPLNKKYWLLETESGPINGWVLGPHRNVNGQDLKRNIFEAVGHNSKLTLYQGWREWDFQPLHWGAIVDLDGQPTNRTKSAEEIGAILKENGESLYNASKPKGKVALLISKENAIVLNGMGQEAFLIKAMRGAYRVFWEKGYDIDFITPDILENGDYISEYSIIYMPFLAMVTQEMAQSLNKYVEAGGTLIGAARLGMLGKYGWYNHKMPCFDLMNTFGVEVTEVVSNTNPNITYNHKSYTGHWHKESLELKKDDVNVLARFNNDTPAVTLNNHGKGRAIYIATHPEVAYLEDNSYLLWDLIDSLNIKPQLKLDYSNRKDKEVDAHYLEGENEDWIIITNYVNQKHSGFFNNDKKKVRIDLEATKTYKELFDVTEDKPVEFKIEGNRVCIELEIIKNEVKLIKLK; encoded by the coding sequence ATGTTAGATAAACGAATCATTTATTCCGCAGGATATTATCCACTAATGCAAGAGAGAAAAGACTGGGAGCAGGATATATTAAGAATGAAAGCAGCAGGAATACAGCTTATCAGAACTGCTGAGTTATTTAATACATGGGATCAAATAGAACCTGAAAAGGGCAAATTTAGGTTTGAATTTCTTGATGATTTCTTTGATTTATGTCAAAAGCACGGCATGAAAATACTTCTCGGAACAGGTACAGCAGCACCACCTTATTGGATACATGAAAAGTATCCTGATGTAAATATATTAAACAATCACGGACAGCAATATCCAAACAATGTTTCATATACTTGGGCATGTATTAATCACGTAGGTTATTTAAATGAGTCAGAAAGATATATTAAGACACTTGTTAACCGTTACAAAGATCACGAGGCACTTGGTGCGTATCAAATACACAATGAATTCGGATTTCCTTTTATGCCTCTTAGAGAAGGAGACATAGATATATACTGCTATTGTGATCACTGTAAAGCAAAATTTAAAAAATGGTTAAAGAATAAATATAAGACTTTAGATGATGTGAATTATGCATATAGATGGGGAGCAACTAACACACATTACACTGATTGGTCACAAATTGAGCCACCAATGACTAAGCCTACAAGTTGGTCAAGTGTTACAAGATGGTTAGATTGGCGTTTATACTGGATGGATAACTTTGTAGAGTTCATATCATGGCAAAATAAACTGATAAAAACTCTTGATGCTGAGCATGTAACTTCAACAAACACATTCTTCTTAAAAAGCCAAGATCCATTGGGAGTATTAACAGGTGTAGATCAATTTGAGGTTGCAAAGGTTGTAGATCAAGTAGGGTATGATTTATATCCAGGCAGTGGTAATAAGCTAGAATCTAAGCCTGAATTTTCATCTATGTTCTTAGATATGGCTGAGAGTACAGTGAAGCCTCTAAATAAAAAATATTGGCTGCTTGAAACAGAGAGTGGACCTATCAATGGCTGGGTATTAGGACCACATAGAAATGTCAATGGACAAGATTTAAAGAGAAATATATTTGAAGCGGTAGGTCATAATTCTAAGCTGACACTTTATCAAGGATGGAGAGAGTGGGATTTTCAACCTCTTCATTGGGGAGCTATTGTTGACTTAGATGGACAGCCAACAAATAGAACAAAATCAGCTGAGGAAATAGGAGCTATTTTAAAAGAAAATGGAGAATCACTATATAACGCTTCTAAACCAAAAGGTAAAGTAGCACTTCTTATATCTAAAGAAAATGCTATCGTGCTAAATGGTATGGGACAGGAAGCATTCTTAATTAAGGCTATGCGAGGAGCATATAGAGTATTCTGGGAAAAAGGATATGATATTGACTTTATAACTCCGGACATACTTGAGAATGGTGATTATATAAGTGAATACAGCATAATCTATATGCCGTTTTTAGCAATGGTAACACAGGAAATGGCTCAAAGCTTAAACAAATATGTTGAAGCTGGAGGAACTTTAATAGGTGCAGCTAGACTAGGTATGCTAGGTAAATATGGATGGTACAATCACAAAATGCCTTGTTTTGATTTGATGAATACTTTTGGTGTAGAAGTGACAGAAGTAGTTTCTAATACAAACCCAAATATAACTTATAACCATAAAAGCTACACAGGACATTGGCATAAAGAGAGCTTAGAATTAAAAAAGGATGATGTAAATGTACTTGCACGGTTTAACAATGATACACCAGCAGTTACTTTAAATAATCATGGAAAAGGTAGGGCAATATATATTGCTACACATCCAGAAGTTGCATATTTAGAAGATAATTCATATCTTCTTTGGGATTTGATAGATAGTTTAAATATTAAACCACAGTTAAAGCTAGATTACAGCAATAGAAAAGATAAAGAGGTTGATGCACATTATCTAGAAGGTGAAAATGAAGATTGGATTATCATAACTAACTATGTAAATCAAAAACATTCAGGGTTCTTTAATAACGATAAAAAGAAAGTAAGAATAGATTTAGAAGCTACAAAAACATATAAAGAATTATTTGATGTAACTGAAGATAAACCAGTTGAATTTAAAATAGAAGGAAATAGAGTTTGTATTGAACTAGAGATTATTAAAAATGAAGTGAAGCTTATTAAACTAAAATAA
- a CDS encoding L-fucose/L-arabinose isomerase family protein, whose translation MKVGLISLGFPNFRYDIAQEYLEKSVKHLERMDYELVYHDKVLIEDKGLDGILENMRVQGIEMLIVQCGTYSHGSMMMKITEWLKDMPLLIWGFREPMIDGFRGLPLNSLCGLNMYASFLKKVDKKFSYVYGAIDEKAVYEKVEKMIRVIDVKVKLKASKFCIIGSRVPGFYLSNVDELRFRHQIGPELLYYSIASLLRDAQNIDTDRVKREVDTMKNEVAKVTTTDEMLEKSARVYLAIEDFKESNNIDAFTIKCWPEFQELYGLGVCGVVSRLNNKGITTSCEGDVSGLVTMYIQYLLSKQPCFFADFVNINEKGIAKMWHCGPAPLCLANNPDKTEYREHPTIKNGIGMAVEFELKKDYVTMMKIKEGKNKYELFMAKGMAVDEDRDLVANQLDVKFDKPIDEVVDIIMNNGVEHHYVLAYKDLEKDLLELCKWMDIQILK comes from the coding sequence ATGAAAGTAGGATTGATTTCATTAGGTTTTCCTAATTTTAGATATGATATAGCCCAAGAATATTTAGAAAAATCGGTTAAACATCTTGAGAGGATGGACTATGAATTAGTTTACCATGACAAGGTTTTAATTGAGGATAAAGGGTTAGATGGAATTTTAGAAAACATGAGAGTACAGGGAATAGAAATGCTTATTGTACAATGCGGAACATATTCTCATGGAAGTATGATGATGAAGATTACAGAGTGGTTAAAAGATATGCCGCTTTTAATATGGGGTTTTAGAGAACCTATGATAGATGGATTTAGAGGATTGCCACTAAATTCTCTATGCGGACTTAATATGTATGCAAGTTTTTTGAAAAAGGTAGATAAGAAGTTTTCATATGTCTATGGAGCTATAGATGAAAAAGCAGTATATGAAAAAGTAGAAAAAATGATTAGAGTAATAGATGTTAAAGTAAAATTAAAAGCCTCAAAGTTCTGTATAATTGGCAGCAGAGTACCGGGCTTTTATTTATCAAATGTTGATGAATTGAGATTTAGACATCAAATTGGACCTGAGCTACTATATTACAGTATAGCATCACTTTTAAGAGATGCTCAAAATATAGATACTGATAGGGTTAAACGAGAAGTAGATACTATGAAAAATGAAGTGGCTAAGGTAACAACAACTGATGAAATGTTAGAAAAGAGTGCAAGAGTATATTTAGCTATAGAGGATTTCAAAGAATCAAATAATATAGATGCTTTTACAATAAAATGTTGGCCAGAATTCCAAGAACTCTACGGCTTGGGAGTATGCGGTGTAGTATCAAGACTTAATAACAAAGGTATTACAACATCTTGTGAAGGTGATGTGAGCGGACTTGTTACAATGTATATTCAGTATTTACTAAGCAAACAGCCTTGTTTCTTTGCAGATTTTGTTAACATAAATGAAAAAGGAATTGCAAAAATGTGGCATTGTGGACCCGCACCGCTTTGTCTTGCTAATAATCCAGATAAAACTGAATATCGTGAGCATCCAACTATTAAAAACGGTATAGGAATGGCAGTGGAATTTGAATTAAAGAAAGATTATGTAACAATGATGAAGATAAAAGAAGGTAAGAACAAATATGAATTATTTATGGCGAAAGGCATGGCTGTAGATGAAGATCGTGATTTAGTTGCAAATCAATTAGATGTAAAATTTGATAAACCAATAGATGAAGTAGTAGATATTATAATGAATAACGGAGTAGAGCACCATTACGTTCTAGCTTATAAGGATTTGGAAAAAGACTTATTGGAGTTATGTAAGTGGATGGATATACAAATATTGAAGTAG
- a CDS encoding class II fructose-bisphosphate aldolase, with product MNIVTMKVLLERAEKNGIAIPAINVSNMETIKAVCESTEKYKTGIIMQISPIQFEMQKINYYEFVEMVKLLCKNFDIDIAIHLDHATEVKQCCDAIDAGFTSVMYDGSAQSYETNIENSRRVVLYAKDKGVTVEAELGKVGGTEGEASDNNDDVLTDPNLAKEFVNRTGVDCLAVAIGNAHGFYKKEPKLDFDRLDKIYEETKIPLVLHGGTGITDEALKIAIKKGIKKINFFTEIDREFVLGFIKAHEENPSIYMMKAQEDARQMMMKKIDEKMKVCVFN from the coding sequence ATGAATATAGTAACTATGAAAGTATTACTTGAGAGAGCAGAAAAAAATGGTATAGCTATACCTGCGATAAACGTAAGTAACATGGAAACTATAAAGGCAGTTTGTGAAAGTACTGAAAAATATAAAACAGGGATTATAATGCAAATTTCACCAATACAGTTTGAAATGCAAAAAATAAATTACTATGAATTTGTAGAAATGGTTAAGCTTTTATGTAAAAACTTTGATATAGATATTGCAATACATTTAGATCATGCAACAGAGGTAAAGCAATGCTGTGATGCTATAGATGCCGGATTTACATCTGTTATGTATGATGGCTCAGCACAAAGTTATGAGACAAACATAGAAAACTCCAGAAGAGTAGTTTTATATGCTAAGGATAAAGGGGTAACAGTAGAAGCTGAGCTTGGTAAGGTCGGCGGTACAGAAGGAGAAGCATCAGATAATAATGATGACGTTTTGACAGATCCTAATTTGGCAAAAGAGTTTGTTAACAGAACAGGAGTTGACTGTTTAGCTGTAGCTATTGGAAATGCTCATGGATTTTATAAGAAAGAACCTAAGCTAGATTTTGATAGACTAGATAAAATATATGAAGAGACAAAGATACCGTTAGTTTTACACGGAGGAACAGGTATAACAGATGAAGCATTAAAAATAGCAATAAAAAAAGGTATCAAGAAAATTAATTTTTTCACTGAAATAGATAGAGAGTTTGTACTAGGCTTTATCAAAGCTCATGAGGAAAATCCATCAATATATATGATGAAGGCTCAAGAAGATGCTAGGCAGATGATGATGAAGAAAATAGATGAGAAGATGAAGGTATGTGTTTTTAACTGA